In Pseudomonadota bacterium, a genomic segment contains:
- the accB gene encoding acetyl-CoA carboxylase biotin carboxyl carrier protein, which translates to MASFDIDGGSIRKLAELLKEADLTEIEYTEGDRRIRVTRGGGAVTFAAPAPAAIAPAAAQPAAAPPVSANAVTSPMVGTAYLSPEPNAATFVKQGDVVKPGQTLLIIEAMKVMNPIKATKGGTVTNIHISNGQPVEFGEPLMTIE; encoded by the coding sequence ATGGCTTCGTTTGATATCGACGGCGGTTCCATCCGGAAACTGGCAGAGCTTCTGAAGGAAGCGGACCTGACAGAAATCGAGTACACCGAGGGTGACCGGCGTATCCGCGTGACCCGCGGTGGTGGCGCTGTGACCTTTGCGGCGCCCGCCCCTGCTGCTATCGCTCCTGCCGCGGCCCAGCCTGCTGCAGCGCCACCGGTTTCCGCCAACGCTGTCACGTCCCCCATGGTGGGGACAGCCTATTTGTCCCCCGAGCCGAACGCCGCCACTTTCGTCAAACAGGGCGATGTGGTGAAGCCGGGCCAGACCCTGCTGATCATCGAGGCCATGAAAGTCATGAACCCCATCAAGGCCACGAAGGGCGGGACGGTGACGAACATCCACATTTCCAACGGCCAGCCGGTCGAGTTTGGCGAACCCCTCATGACTATCGAGTAA